TGCCACCTCCGTCCGGGGCATTCGGGTCAGCTCCGGCGTCGAGGAGAATCTTGCATGTCAAAGGCAGATAATTCCCCATGGCCCAATGTAGCGGGAACCGCCCGGTATTATCCTTCGCGTTCACATCCGCACCCTTCTCCAGTAGCAGGCGGACGAGGTCCCCGGCATCTTTTGCGGTAAAGTTGCTGCTTGCAAAATGGAGAGGTGCCTCGCCTCCCATATCCCTTGCATTCACTTTCGCTCCCTTCCCGATCAAAAGCGTGGCAAGTCCTATTCTGTCTTCCTTCACATTTGTCCGTTCCGGCGCGCCGGTGTTTGTACAGAGGTAGTGCAGGGGAGTCGACGCCTGCTGGTTCTCGGCGTTCACGTCGGCGCCGTGGTCGAGGAGGATACGGGCGACCGGGAGATTCCCGGTATGACAGACCCAATGAAGCGCTGTGACGCCTTCAAACGAAGTTGCGCTCACGTCCGCGCCGAGCTCCAGTAGCAGGCGGACGATGGCGGGGCGGTTATGGGCACAGGCCGCGCGCAATGGGAAGTTGGAATTCGAGCGTTCGCCCAGGTTCACATCTGCCCCGGCCGCCACAAGTGCCCGGATGCTTGTCTCATTCCCTTCCTTCACGGCATACATAAAAGCCGGAAAAAGGTGCACTGCCATTCTTTTGAGGTATTCCGCTTCTTTCTTGTTCATCATGTCCCCGGGCCCGGGCTGCAGTACCTCTCCATCACCATCTCCGGTGCGTGCTCGCGGAAGAGATCGAGGATCTCTTCGCGGGCGGGGTTGGTAACCGGCTTCTGTCTCAGATAATCCAGGGGGGTCCACCGTTCCTGGTTTCGGGCGCTTGCATCCGCCCCGGCCTCGAGGAGGAGCCGGACGATCTGCGGGTTCTGAAAAATGCACGCAAGGTGGAGGGGAGTCTGACATTCCGTTCTCTCAGTGCTCTTGGTATTCACGTCCGCCCCTCTTTCAATCAGAATAAGGACGATTTCTACAAAATGACGCTGGCAAGCCCAGTGGAGGGCCGTATAACCACCGGTGTCCCTGTCGTTGACGTTCGAACCAGCCTTTATGAGCTTTCGGACGAGCTCGGGTTTACCCTCTTTGGAGGCTGTAATGATGTCTATATTGAGAATGCTGTCTTCTGTCATACCCTAGCCTACCCTCAATTCCG
This window of the Syntrophorhabdus sp. genome carries:
- a CDS encoding ankyrin repeat domain-containing protein, with the translated sequence MTEDSILNIDIITASKEGKPELVRKLIKAGSNVNDRDTGGYTALHWACQRHFVEIVLILIERGADVNTKSTERTECQTPLHLACIFQNPQIVRLLLEAGADASARNQERWTPLDYLRQKPVTNPAREEILDLFREHAPEMVMERYCSPGPGT